One stretch of Schizosaccharomyces pombe strain 972h- genome assembly, chromosome: III DNA includes these proteins:
- the pmp31 gene encoding plasma membrane proteolipid Pmp31, whose protein sequence is MSNVTLSDFLLIVLSFFVPFIVVGIRRGFCTADFLINICLCALGIPGIIHAIYIVIKYPRTVRLDIENSPNDPLVRYTPNPEHAVSPHSGPAPPSYSSLASNDNKHQSP, encoded by the exons ATGTCGAATGTTACACTTAGtgactttttattaattgttCTCTCCTTCTTTGTTCCTTTCATCGTGGTAGGCATTCGAAGGGGCTTTTGCACCGCAGA TTTTCTAATCAACATTTGCTTGTGCGCTTTAGGCATTCCTGGAATCATCCATGCAATTTACATAGTTATTAAGTACCCAAGAACGGTTCGTTTGGATATTGAGAACTCTCCCAACGATCCCCTCGTTCGTTATACTCCTAATCCAGAACATGCCGTATCTCCTCATTCAGGTCCTGCTCCTCCTTCCTACTCGTCTTTAGCCTCAAACG ACAACAAACATCAATCACCTTAA
- the msy1 gene encoding MS ion channel protein 1 produces the protein MSSPTSPTSSPGRHHWSNSKDGMPPEYTNQDPNSDQADNENSDAKAHQPQHSPQHSTENQGHTGTSDTSSLEMELSKLHPESKQRQLPHSPEHERSRSPIASVVSYRSHMTLEDENQIFNAEMAVRGSQSLQRRPTGRSVRGSMRRLSSHRSKSMRTSKSKKSGDYERTAENEEAAQEAENHLDNFGVVTFGTEAPIKAPDHPVTIFGRIFKFIQQRSFYLRSLIYIIPLGVLLLIPVFIGRFYHPQPPYRDELGHEYERHLHVGGVDLMWMAIWWEIIWLSIWAARYAAKVIPYFFAFFVSFISNNVTKWRCMAVALEFPITLFLWMLAVYVSFLPIMTRRHIGDYGVPDHVRVKLPWQQSANNVLITLFITSIMNLVEKVLMQLIAMSLHRREYESRILYNKFAINELARLYGYARQRSFDFKDAIHRAQADVFKFADHQHGKKRAAAARVAQNALNKTTYKAISAFNFATDMVNKVAGEITNREVEKSSSPKSVVLHLLKTTRGCQSLARCLFEALVNPENPDLVLDDFIPVYTDETGEVDNATLEACYSIFDRDLNGDITCEEIELACVEIGKERKSISASLRDLNDSISKLDGICMFIVAVITLFIFLYLIARNFSGVLTSAGTTLLGLSWLFSGSAQELLSSIIFVFVKHPYDVGDRVDVMINGTVTSAMVKEISIMSTEFRLLTGKVIQAPNSLLNTLWILNMRRSDGIADPVTVNLKFGTTLQQIEQLRIKIIDFLKEEKRDYKPDLLTEVTDLPDLYSMSLCVVFFHKYNFQDEVLRMRRRNMFMCALMTYMQELDIVSPIFNSPGKSKDSPMYVNFNNGSMEGVKLSGGNDGGGTENHRDSTVGGGILKNPKAYPYREPTPPGSSDSDTASVSKKRVDFSLGTRHLMPAFDDVADIGSKRLGRDSLPDAVIENAGTEAMRREAEERRRAEEEEYERSQQESSSNEENENASRTSGARFSFSSKASRLSARPSARTVPPLQHISIQDLREPNENNTSKSARL, from the coding sequence ATGTCTTCTCCTACTTCTCCTACTTCTAGTCCTGGTCGCCATCATTGGTCAAACTCGAAAGACGGTATGCCGCCAGAGTATACTAATCAGGATCCCAATTCTGATCAAGCTGATAACGAAAACTCTGATGCCAAGGCTCACCAACCTCAGCATTCTCCCCAGCATTCTACAGAAAATCAAGGTCATACTGGGACTAGTGATACTTCGTCCCTGGAAATGGAACTATCAAAGTTGCACCCAGAATCCAAACAAAGGCAGTTGCCGCACTCTCCTGAACATGAGCGATCTCGATCGCCTATTGCTTCTGTCGTCTCATATCGCTCGCACATGACTttggaagatgaaaatCAGATTTTTAATGCCGAAATGGCTGTCCGTGGTTCTCAGTCTTTGCAAAGACGTCCTACCGGCCGAAGTGTTCGCGGATCTATGCGACGCCTTTCTTCCCATCGTTCTAAATCCATGCGTACCTCCAAGTCTAAAAAGTCGGGCGATTATGAACGTACTGCGGAGAATGAAGAAGCCGCTCAAGAGGCTGAGAATCATTTAGACAACTTTGGTGTAGTGACGTTTGGTACTGAAGCTCCTATTAAGGCTCCGGACCATCCTGTAACTATTTTTGGTCGcatattcaaatttattcaacAGCGAAGCTTTTACCTTCGTTCGCTCATTTACATTATTCCTCTCGGGGTTTTACTCTTGATTCCAGTATTCATTGGTCGCTTTTATCACCCACAACCTCCTTACCGTGATGAACTAGGTCATGAATATGAGCGCCATTTACACGTTGGAGGTGTTGATTTGATGTGGATGGCCATCTGGTGGGAAATTATATGGCTCTCTATATGGGCTGCTCGCTATGCTGCCAAAGTAATTCCTTATTTCTTTGCCTTCTTCGTCTCCTTCATCAGTAACAACGTTACTAAATGGAGATGCATGGCAGTTGCCCTTGAGTTTCCTATTACATTGTTCCTTTGGATGTTAGCTGTATATGTCAGTTTCCTTCCCATTATGACCCGCCGTCATATTGGTGATTATGGTGTACCTGATCATGTACGCGTAAAACTCCCTTGGCAACAGAGCGCCAACAATGTACTTATCACTTTATTCATCACCTCAATTATGAATTTGGTGGAGAAAGTACTTATGCAGTTGATCGCCATGTCGCTTCACCGTCGTGAATATGAATCTAGAATCCTTTACAATAAGTTTGCTATTAATGAACTCGCCCGTTTGTATGGATATGCGCGACAGCgttcttttgatttcaaaGATGCTATCCATCGTGCTCAAGCAGATGTTTTTAAGTTTGCTGATCACCAACATGGCAAGAAGCGCGCAGCAGCTGCTCGGGTTGCTCAGAATGCATTGAATAAAACCACTTACAAAGCTATCTCTGCATTCAACTTCGCTACGGATATGGTTAACAAAGTGGCTGGTGAGATTACTAATCGTGAGGTCGAAAAATCTTCTTCTCCTAAAAGTGTTGTGCTACACTTGTTAAAGACCACACGCGGTTGTCAATCTCTAGCTCGTTGCTTATTTGAGGCATTGGTGAATCCTGAGAATCCCGATTTAGTACTGGATGATTTTATTCCCGTATACACCGATGAAACTGGTGAAGTGGATAATGCCACCTTAGAGGCATgttattctatttttgaTCGTGATCTAAATGGTGATATCACCTgtgaagaaattgaactCGCATGTGTGGAAATTGGAAAAGAGCGTAAGAGCATTTCTGCTTCACTTCGTGACTTGAACGATTCCATTTCTAAGCTTGATGGTATTTGCATGTTTATAGTGGCTGTCATTactctttttattttcttataCTTGATTGCCCGTAACTTTAGCGGTGTACTTACCTCTGCTGGAACTACTTTGCTAGGTTTGTCTTGGCTGTTCTCCGGCTCCGCACAGGAATTACTTAGTTCTATTATATTCGTATTTGTGAAACATCCTTACGATGTGGGCGATCGTGTCGATGTCATGATCAATGGCACAGTCACTTCAGCGATGGTCAAGGAAATTTCCATCATGTCTACCGAGTTTCGTCTATTGACTGGAAAAGTCATTCAAGCTCCAAACAGTTTGCTGAACACCCTTTGGATTTTGAACATGCGTCGTAGTGATGGCATTGCTGACCCAGTCACCGTTAACCTGAAGTTTGGAACTACTCTTCAGCAAATTGAACAACTGCGaatcaaaattattgattttttgaaagaagagAAGCGTGATTATAAACCTGACTTACTAACTGAAGTTACGGATTTACCGGATCTCTATTCCATGTCTTTGTGTGTTGTATTCTTTCATAAATATAACTTTCAAGACGAGGTTTTACGTATGCGTCGAAGAAATATGTTTATGTGTGCATTGATGACTTATATGCAGGAATTGGATATTGTATCTCCTATTTTCAACAGCCCTGGTAAATCAAAGGATTCACCTATGTATGTCAACTTCAACAATGGTTCAATGGAGGGTGTTAAGTTATCTGGTGGTAATGATGGTGGTGGTACTGAAAATCATCGCGACAGCACTGTTGGCGGAGGAATTCTGAAGAACCCAAAAGCATATCCTTACCGCGAACCTACTCCTCCTGGTAGTTCAGATTCCGATACCGCTAGTGTTTCTAAAAAGCGTGTTGACTTTTCCCTTGGAACACGGCATCTGATGCCTGCTTTTGATGATGTTGCTGATATTGGAAGTAAAAGGCTTGGTCGTGATAGTCTTCCCGATGCTGTCATTGAAAACGCTGGCACAGAGGCCATGCGACGCGAAGCTGAGGAACGTCGCCGAGCCGAAGAGGAAGAGTACGAACGTTCTCAACAAGAATCTAGTTCgaatgaagaaaacgaaaatgCATCGCGTACGTCAGGTGCTCGTTTTAGCTTTTCCTCTAAAGCTAGTCGTTTGTCGGCTAGACCCAGTGCT
- the wtf10 gene encoding wtf antidote-like meiotic drive suppressor Wtf10 codes for MKNNCTSLKSSIDEEDELKTDHEIDLEKGLLPEYDSKEEGALPLYSDHARLSNSPNTHRENNPSRSTDNSSPLLIKLLISFTSIILFNAPAVCYLKYKDAFFKNYGAAEWTLFGFWCLVCTLALIFLTYFYETWTKAVKVTVIFLAQCVKACGKGIKHFLKKWENMPMAFSEVFLFNIFGGALRIISRHFFGKRWGLKCSLADHIIFAILSILVFIAETVKPGSIRVNLIRKMGHEAKQQVNEYTAIPLHEMNPESEA; via the exons atgaagaataattGCACTTCCTTGAAAAGTTCTATAGATGAGGAAGATGAATTGAAGACAGATCATGAAAtcgatttggaaaaagggCTACTCCCAGAATATGATTCAAAGGAAGAAGGCGCATTACCTCTATATTCAG ATCATGCACGTTTAAGCAATTCTCCTAACACACATAGAGAAAACAATCCTTCCAGGTCGACAGATAATTCTTCCCCTTTGTTGATAAAACTGCTAATATCATTCACTTCAATCATTCTATTCAATGCTCCAGCAGTTTGTTATCTAAAGTATAAGGacgctttttttaaaaattatggtGCAGCGGAATGGACattatttggattttgGTGTCTTGTTTGCACTTTGGCTTTAATATTCTTGACTT ACTTCTATGAAACTTGGACCAAGGCAGTTAAAGTAACTGTAATTTTCTTGGCACAATGTGTCAAGGCTTGCGGAAAAGGAATCAAgcactttttgaaaaagtggGAAAACATGCCTATGGCTTTCAGTGAagtctttttatttaacatatTTGGTGGAGCATTGCGAATAATTTCAAGACACTTTTTTGGCAAGAGATGGGGATTGAAATGTTCTTTGGCTGATCACATTATCTTTGCTATATTGAGCATCCTTGTTTTTATTGCTGAAACAG TAAAACCTGGATCAATCAGGGTCAACTTGATCAGAAAGATGg GTCATGAGGCCAAACAGCAAGTGAATGAATACACAGCTATTCCATTGCATGAGATGAACCCTGAAAGTGAAGCCTAA
- the rpl101 gene encoding 60S ribosomal protein uL1 produces the protein MSKVSVASVRSNVEQILKGSEEKKRNFTETVELQIGLKNYDPQRDKRFSGTIKLPNVPRPNMAICILGDAHDLDRAKHGGVDAMSVDDLKKLNKNKKLVKKLAKKYDAFIASEVLIKQIPRLLGPGLSKAGKFPSPVSHADDLYGKITEVKSTIKFQLKKVLCLGVAVGHVEMSEEQLIANIMLAVNFLVSLLKKGWQNIGSLVVKSTMGKPHRLY, from the coding sequence ATGTCTAAGGTCAGCGTTGCCTCGGTCCGCTCTAACGTCGAGCAAATTCTCAAGGGCTCTGAAGAGAAGAAGCGTAACTTCACTGAGACTGTCGAGCTTCAAATTGGTTTGAAGAACTATGACCCTCAACGTGATAAGCGTTTCTCCGGTACTATCAAGTTGCCCAATGTTCCTCGTCCCAACATGGCCATTTGCATTCTCGGTGATGCCCATGATTTGGATCGTGCCAAGCACGGTGGTGTCGATGCTATGTCCGTCGATGACTTGAAAAAGCTTAACAAGAACAAGAAGCTTGTCAAGAAGTTGGCCAAGAAGTATGATGCTTTCATTGCTTCTGAAGTCCTCATCAAGCAAATTCCTCGTCTGTTGGGTCCCGGTCTTTCCAAGGCTGGTAAGTTCCCTTCCCCTGTCTCCCATGCTGACGACCTTTACGGTAAAATCACCGAGGTTAAGTCCACTATCAAGTTCCAATTGAAGAAGGTCCTTTGCCTTGGTGTTGCTGTCGGCCATGTCGAGATGTCTGAGGAGCAATTGATTGCTAACATCATGCTTGCCGTCAACTTCTTGGTTTCTTTGTTGAAGAAGGGCTGGCAAAACATTGGCTCCTTGGTCGTCAAATCTACCATGGGTAAGCCTCACAGACTTTACTAA